A window from Phaenicophaeus curvirostris isolate KB17595 chromosome 13, BPBGC_Pcur_1.0, whole genome shotgun sequence encodes these proteins:
- the STARD8 gene encoding stAR-related lipid transfer protein 8 isoform X3, translating to MLIFFPALNPPFPMNKAGINSFCHEIEAKKACEWLRAAGFPQYAQLYEDSLFPLDIAAVKKDHSFLDQDSLKSLCRRLMTLNTCASMKLEVHFQRKQNEDSEEEDLCAISDRWAFQRDSKRWSRVGSVDVLSQGSEVLSSTMRLASSRESVLTDLSTNPEAVSLHSSGSTGGTLGVRAVSPGPPSPIPADAAIAASSRSMSEHSLPEQPSGGGEGSKEKLKKRRSRSFLKRIESLRRKDKEKTSPEEKAAAHSSISTTQGWGSLKTSGDFAAPKASSPKRGISASFHGKKHFFSVSYRTNRLLGSGGSKVSSDSKRSGVYLEDYKTAGTASGDWAAGECQHRHTHRGDCLVYIPRDHKPGTFPKSLSIESLCPLGSSSLSHWKSGNAPVRLVGGGRAGSSSSVEGSSSPRGFACHRRRGSCSSLGSRVSVYDNVPEFGSSEDFCQEDGEVTYENLDDILQHMWGLQQKVELWYKAISPDLAGEEGGEEEEEEESDSGGEPSNLHFEERSMSDVGTSASDFDSTGNSLNEAEEIEMRERRDSGVGASLTRPCRKLRWHSFQNSHRPSLNSASLEINRQSSAQLNLLQKCSLLRLTAIMEKYSVPHKQAWTWTVPKFMKRSKVPDYRDKMVFGVPPIINVQRTGQPLPQSIQQAMRYIRSQCLDQVGIFRKSGVKSRIQALRHMNETSPDNVNYDGQSAYDVADLLKQYFRDLPEPIFTSKLTDTFLQIYQFVSKEQRLQAVQAAVILMPDENREVLQTLLYFLSDIASAEENQMTAGNLAVCLAPSIFHLNISKKESTSPRVMHKRGTMGKPDQKDLNENMAATQGLSHMITDCKKLFQVSHDILLQLSSSYMAADAYPHPLADFVCQGENKALHSYFEQSVQNLLKESSEKFKGWLSTPGPLNTELSCKKVGDGHPLRLWKVSTEVEAPPATVLHRVLRERHLWDEDLLQSKVVEALNKNMEVYHYVTDSMAPHPRRDCVVLRHWRTDLPRGACLLISISVEHDKLPAEGGVKAVVLTSQYLMEPSTMGRSRVTHICRADLRGRSPEWYNKVFGHLCAMELVRIRDSFPVLSPSGPETKI from the exons aaatTGAAGCCAAGAAAGCGTGTGAGTGGCTGCGAGCTGCGGGATTCCCTCAGTATGCCCAGCTTTACGAAG aCTCATTGTTCCCTCTCGACATCGCTGCTGTGAAGAAGGACCACAGCTTCCTGGACCAGGACTCCCTCAAATCCCTGTGCAG GAGGCTGATGACCCTGAACACATGTGCCTCCATGAAGCTGGAAGTCCACTTTCAGCGTAAACAG AATGAAGACTCCGAAGAGGAAGACCTGTGTGCCATCAGTGACCGATGGGCTTTTCAGCGGGACAGCAAGAGGTGGTCGCGAGTGGGGTCCGTCGATGTCCTCTCCCAGGGCTCCGAGGTCCTAAGCTCCACCATGCGGCTGGCGTCCAGCCGCGAGAGCGTCCTCACGGACCTCAGCACCAACCCAGAGGCCGTGTCCCTGCACAGCAGTGGCAGCACGGGGGGCACGCTGGGTGTCAGAGCCGTGTCGCCCGGCCCTCCATCCCCCATCCCCGCTGATGCTGCCATCGCCGCCTCCAGCCGCAGCATGAGTGAGCACTCCTTGCCCGAGCAGCCCTCGGGTGGCGGAGAGGGCTCCaaggagaagctgaagaagCGACGGTCTCGCAGCTTCCTGAAGAGGATTGAATCCCTCCGAAGGAAGGACAAAGAGAAAAccagcccagaggagaaggcagCCGCACACAGCAGCATCTCAACCACACAGGGATGGGGCTCCCTGAAGACTAGTGGGGACTTTGCAGCCCCAAAGGCCAGCTCCCCTAAAAGAGGGATCTCTGCCTCTTTCCATGGCAAAAAACACTTCTTCTCGGTATCGTACAGGACTAACCGCTTGCTAGGCTCAGGCGGGAGCAAGGTGAGCTCTGACTCGAAACGCAGCGGAGTCTACCTGGAGGACTACAAAACGGCTGGTACAGCCAGTGGTGACTGGGCTGCCGGGGAGTGCCAGCACCGGCACACGCACCGGGGCGACTGCTTGGTCTACATCCCCCGGGACCACAAACCCGGCACCttccccaaatccctctccaTCGAGAGCTTGTGTCCCTTAGGCAGCAGCTCCCTGTCCCACTGGAAATCGGGGAACGCGCCCGTCAGGCTGGTGGGCGGTGGCAGGgccggcagcagcagcagtgtggaGGGCTCATCCTCACCACGGGGCTTCGCCTGCCACCGCCGTCGCggctcctgcagctccctgggcagccgggTCAGTGTGTACGACAACGTGCCGGAGTTCGGCAGCAGCGAGGATTTCtgccaggaggatggggaggtgaccTACGAGAACCTCGATGACATCCTGCAGCACATGTgggggctgcagcagaaggtggAGCTCTGGTATAAAGCCATCTCCCCTGACctggctggggaggaggggggcgaggaggaggaggaggaggaatcgGACTCAGGAGGGGAACCCTCCAACCTGCACTTCGAAGAGCGATCCATGTCAGATGTCGGCACCTCTGCCAGCGACTTTGACAGCACGGGCAACTCCCTCAATGAGGCCGAAGAGATCGAGATGCGGGAGCGCCGGGATTCAGGCGTGGGAGCATCGCTCACAAGGCCCTGCAG AAAGCTGCGCTGGCACAGTTTCCAGAACTCGCACCGGCCCAGCCTGAACTCTGCTTCCCTGGAGATCAACCGCCAGTCCTCTGCCCAGCTCAACCTGCTCCAGAAGTGCTCGCTGCTCCGTCTCACAGCCATCATGGAGAAGTACTCCGTGCCCCACAAGCAAGCCTGGACGTG GACTGTGCCCAAGTTCATGAAGCGAAGTAAAGTCCCCGACTACAGAGACAAGATGGTCTTTGGGGTGCCACCCATCATCAACGTGCAGCGGACGGGGCAGCCGCTGCCGCAGAGCATCCAGCAGGCTATGCGCTACATCCGCAGCCAGTGCCTGGACCAG GTTGGCATTTTCCGAAAGTCGGGGGTGAAGTCCCGGATTCAGGCACTCCGGCACATGAACGAAACCAGCCCCGACAACGTCAACTATGACGGGCAGTCGGCGTACGATGTGGCTGACCTGCTGAAGCAGTATTTCCGTGACCTGCCAGAGCCCATCTTCACCAGCAAGCTGACGGACACCTTCCTGCAGATCTACCAGT TTGTGTCGAAGGAGCAGCGGCTGCAGGCGGTGCAGGCAGCCGTGATCCTCATGCCGGATGAGAACCGGGAAGTGCTGCAGACCCTGCTCTACTTCCTGAGCGACATCGCCTCAGCGGAGGAGAACCAGATGACGGCTGGGAACCTGGCCGTGTGCCTGGCCCCCTCCATCTTCCACCTAAACATCTCCAAGAAGGAGAGCACCTCGCCGAG GGTGATGCATAAGAGAGGCACCATGGGGAAGCCTGACCAGAAGGACCTGAATGAGAACATGGCTGCGACTCAAGGGCTCTCCCACATGATCACCGACTGCAAGAAGCTCTTCCAG GTTTCCCATGACATCTTGCTCCAGCTGAGCAGCTCCTATATGGCGGCGGATGCTTACCCCCATCCCCTGGCTGACTTTGTGTGTCAGGGGGAAAACAAGGCTTTACACTCCTACTTTGAGCAGAGTGTCCAGAACCTGCTGAAAGAGTCGTCGGAGAAATTCAAGGGGTGGctgagcaccccagggcccctGAACACGGAGCTCTCCTGCAAAAAG GTTGGGGACGGGCACCCTCTGCGCTTATGGAAGGTCTCCACAGAGGTCGAGGCCCCTCCTGCCACGGTGCTGCACCGGGTGCTTCGGGAGCGTCACCTGTGGGATGAGGacctgctgcagagcaaagTGGTGGAGGCGCTGAACAAGAACATGGAGGTGTACCACTACGTGACGGACAGCATGGCTCCCCACCCGCGCCGCGACTGCGTGGTGCTCCG GCACTGGCGCACGGACCTGCCGCGGGGAGCCTGCCTGCTCATTTCCATCTCGGTGGAGCACGACAAGCTGCCAGCTGAGGGAGGTGTCAAAGCTGTCGTGCTGACTTCCCAGTACCTCATGGAGCCCAGCACCATGGGCCGCTCCAGGGTGACCCACATCTGCAGAGCTGACCTCAG GGGCCGATCTCCCGAGTGGTACAACAAGGTCTTTGGCCACCTCTGCGCCATGGAGCTGGTGAGAATCCGAGACTCATTCCCAGTCCTGAGTCCCAGTGGCCCCGAGACGAAGATCTGA
- the STARD8 gene encoding stAR-related lipid transfer protein 8 isoform X1 — MLFYQLSPSTIREIEAKKACEWLRAAGFPQYAQLYEDSLFPLDIAAVKKDHSFLDQDSLKSLCRRLMTLNTCASMKLEVHFQRKQNEDSEEEDLCAISDRWAFQRDSKRWSRVGSVDVLSQGSEVLSSTMRLASSRESVLTDLSTNPEAVSLHSSGSTGGTLGVRAVSPGPPSPIPADAAIAASSRSMSEHSLPEQPSGGGEGSKEKLKKRRSRSFLKRIESLRRKDKEKTSPEEKAAAHSSISTTQGWGSLKTSGDFAAPKASSPKRGISASFHGKKHFFSVSYRTNRLLGSGGSKVSSDSKRSGVYLEDYKTAGTASGDWAAGECQHRHTHRGDCLVYIPRDHKPGTFPKSLSIESLCPLGSSSLSHWKSGNAPVRLVGGGRAGSSSSVEGSSSPRGFACHRRRGSCSSLGSRVSVYDNVPEFGSSEDFCQEDGEVTYENLDDILQHMWGLQQKVELWYKAISPDLAGEEGGEEEEEEESDSGGEPSNLHFEERSMSDVGTSASDFDSTGNSLNEAEEIEMRERRDSGVGASLTRPCRKLRWHSFQNSHRPSLNSASLEINRQSSAQLNLLQKCSLLRLTAIMEKYSVPHKQAWTWTVPKFMKRSKVPDYRDKMVFGVPPIINVQRTGQPLPQSIQQAMRYIRSQCLDQVGIFRKSGVKSRIQALRHMNETSPDNVNYDGQSAYDVADLLKQYFRDLPEPIFTSKLTDTFLQIYQFVSKEQRLQAVQAAVILMPDENREVLQTLLYFLSDIASAEENQMTAGNLAVCLAPSIFHLNISKKESTSPRVMHKRGTMGKPDQKDLNENMAATQGLSHMITDCKKLFQVSHDILLQLSSSYMAADAYPHPLADFVCQGENKALHSYFEQSVQNLLKESSEKFKGWLSTPGPLNTELSCKKVGDGHPLRLWKVSTEVEAPPATVLHRVLRERHLWDEDLLQSKVVEALNKNMEVYHYVTDSMAPHPRRDCVVLRHWRTDLPRGACLLISISVEHDKLPAEGGVKAVVLTSQYLMEPSTMGRSRVTHICRADLRGRSPEWYNKVFGHLCAMELVRIRDSFPVLSPSGPETKI, encoded by the exons ATGCTCTTCTACCAGCTCAGCCCTTCCACCATCAGGG aaatTGAAGCCAAGAAAGCGTGTGAGTGGCTGCGAGCTGCGGGATTCCCTCAGTATGCCCAGCTTTACGAAG aCTCATTGTTCCCTCTCGACATCGCTGCTGTGAAGAAGGACCACAGCTTCCTGGACCAGGACTCCCTCAAATCCCTGTGCAG GAGGCTGATGACCCTGAACACATGTGCCTCCATGAAGCTGGAAGTCCACTTTCAGCGTAAACAG AATGAAGACTCCGAAGAGGAAGACCTGTGTGCCATCAGTGACCGATGGGCTTTTCAGCGGGACAGCAAGAGGTGGTCGCGAGTGGGGTCCGTCGATGTCCTCTCCCAGGGCTCCGAGGTCCTAAGCTCCACCATGCGGCTGGCGTCCAGCCGCGAGAGCGTCCTCACGGACCTCAGCACCAACCCAGAGGCCGTGTCCCTGCACAGCAGTGGCAGCACGGGGGGCACGCTGGGTGTCAGAGCCGTGTCGCCCGGCCCTCCATCCCCCATCCCCGCTGATGCTGCCATCGCCGCCTCCAGCCGCAGCATGAGTGAGCACTCCTTGCCCGAGCAGCCCTCGGGTGGCGGAGAGGGCTCCaaggagaagctgaagaagCGACGGTCTCGCAGCTTCCTGAAGAGGATTGAATCCCTCCGAAGGAAGGACAAAGAGAAAAccagcccagaggagaaggcagCCGCACACAGCAGCATCTCAACCACACAGGGATGGGGCTCCCTGAAGACTAGTGGGGACTTTGCAGCCCCAAAGGCCAGCTCCCCTAAAAGAGGGATCTCTGCCTCTTTCCATGGCAAAAAACACTTCTTCTCGGTATCGTACAGGACTAACCGCTTGCTAGGCTCAGGCGGGAGCAAGGTGAGCTCTGACTCGAAACGCAGCGGAGTCTACCTGGAGGACTACAAAACGGCTGGTACAGCCAGTGGTGACTGGGCTGCCGGGGAGTGCCAGCACCGGCACACGCACCGGGGCGACTGCTTGGTCTACATCCCCCGGGACCACAAACCCGGCACCttccccaaatccctctccaTCGAGAGCTTGTGTCCCTTAGGCAGCAGCTCCCTGTCCCACTGGAAATCGGGGAACGCGCCCGTCAGGCTGGTGGGCGGTGGCAGGgccggcagcagcagcagtgtggaGGGCTCATCCTCACCACGGGGCTTCGCCTGCCACCGCCGTCGCggctcctgcagctccctgggcagccgggTCAGTGTGTACGACAACGTGCCGGAGTTCGGCAGCAGCGAGGATTTCtgccaggaggatggggaggtgaccTACGAGAACCTCGATGACATCCTGCAGCACATGTgggggctgcagcagaaggtggAGCTCTGGTATAAAGCCATCTCCCCTGACctggctggggaggaggggggcgaggaggaggaggaggaggaatcgGACTCAGGAGGGGAACCCTCCAACCTGCACTTCGAAGAGCGATCCATGTCAGATGTCGGCACCTCTGCCAGCGACTTTGACAGCACGGGCAACTCCCTCAATGAGGCCGAAGAGATCGAGATGCGGGAGCGCCGGGATTCAGGCGTGGGAGCATCGCTCACAAGGCCCTGCAG AAAGCTGCGCTGGCACAGTTTCCAGAACTCGCACCGGCCCAGCCTGAACTCTGCTTCCCTGGAGATCAACCGCCAGTCCTCTGCCCAGCTCAACCTGCTCCAGAAGTGCTCGCTGCTCCGTCTCACAGCCATCATGGAGAAGTACTCCGTGCCCCACAAGCAAGCCTGGACGTG GACTGTGCCCAAGTTCATGAAGCGAAGTAAAGTCCCCGACTACAGAGACAAGATGGTCTTTGGGGTGCCACCCATCATCAACGTGCAGCGGACGGGGCAGCCGCTGCCGCAGAGCATCCAGCAGGCTATGCGCTACATCCGCAGCCAGTGCCTGGACCAG GTTGGCATTTTCCGAAAGTCGGGGGTGAAGTCCCGGATTCAGGCACTCCGGCACATGAACGAAACCAGCCCCGACAACGTCAACTATGACGGGCAGTCGGCGTACGATGTGGCTGACCTGCTGAAGCAGTATTTCCGTGACCTGCCAGAGCCCATCTTCACCAGCAAGCTGACGGACACCTTCCTGCAGATCTACCAGT TTGTGTCGAAGGAGCAGCGGCTGCAGGCGGTGCAGGCAGCCGTGATCCTCATGCCGGATGAGAACCGGGAAGTGCTGCAGACCCTGCTCTACTTCCTGAGCGACATCGCCTCAGCGGAGGAGAACCAGATGACGGCTGGGAACCTGGCCGTGTGCCTGGCCCCCTCCATCTTCCACCTAAACATCTCCAAGAAGGAGAGCACCTCGCCGAG GGTGATGCATAAGAGAGGCACCATGGGGAAGCCTGACCAGAAGGACCTGAATGAGAACATGGCTGCGACTCAAGGGCTCTCCCACATGATCACCGACTGCAAGAAGCTCTTCCAG GTTTCCCATGACATCTTGCTCCAGCTGAGCAGCTCCTATATGGCGGCGGATGCTTACCCCCATCCCCTGGCTGACTTTGTGTGTCAGGGGGAAAACAAGGCTTTACACTCCTACTTTGAGCAGAGTGTCCAGAACCTGCTGAAAGAGTCGTCGGAGAAATTCAAGGGGTGGctgagcaccccagggcccctGAACACGGAGCTCTCCTGCAAAAAG GTTGGGGACGGGCACCCTCTGCGCTTATGGAAGGTCTCCACAGAGGTCGAGGCCCCTCCTGCCACGGTGCTGCACCGGGTGCTTCGGGAGCGTCACCTGTGGGATGAGGacctgctgcagagcaaagTGGTGGAGGCGCTGAACAAGAACATGGAGGTGTACCACTACGTGACGGACAGCATGGCTCCCCACCCGCGCCGCGACTGCGTGGTGCTCCG GCACTGGCGCACGGACCTGCCGCGGGGAGCCTGCCTGCTCATTTCCATCTCGGTGGAGCACGACAAGCTGCCAGCTGAGGGAGGTGTCAAAGCTGTCGTGCTGACTTCCCAGTACCTCATGGAGCCCAGCACCATGGGCCGCTCCAGGGTGACCCACATCTGCAGAGCTGACCTCAG GGGCCGATCTCCCGAGTGGTACAACAAGGTCTTTGGCCACCTCTGCGCCATGGAGCTGGTGAGAATCCGAGACTCATTCCCAGTCCTGAGTCCCAGTGGCCCCGAGACGAAGATCTGA
- the STARD8 gene encoding stAR-related lipid transfer protein 8 isoform X4, producing the protein MTLNTCASMKLEVHFQRKQNEDSEEEDLCAISDRWAFQRDSKRWSRVGSVDVLSQGSEVLSSTMRLASSRESVLTDLSTNPEAVSLHSSGSTGGTLGVRAVSPGPPSPIPADAAIAASSRSMSEHSLPEQPSGGGEGSKEKLKKRRSRSFLKRIESLRRKDKEKTSPEEKAAAHSSISTTQGWGSLKTSGDFAAPKASSPKRGISASFHGKKHFFSVSYRTNRLLGSGGSKVSSDSKRSGVYLEDYKTAGTASGDWAAGECQHRHTHRGDCLVYIPRDHKPGTFPKSLSIESLCPLGSSSLSHWKSGNAPVRLVGGGRAGSSSSVEGSSSPRGFACHRRRGSCSSLGSRVSVYDNVPEFGSSEDFCQEDGEVTYENLDDILQHMWGLQQKVELWYKAISPDLAGEEGGEEEEEEESDSGGEPSNLHFEERSMSDVGTSASDFDSTGNSLNEAEEIEMRERRDSGVGASLTRPCRKLRWHSFQNSHRPSLNSASLEINRQSSAQLNLLQKCSLLRLTAIMEKYSVPHKQAWTWTVPKFMKRSKVPDYRDKMVFGVPPIINVQRTGQPLPQSIQQAMRYIRSQCLDQVGIFRKSGVKSRIQALRHMNETSPDNVNYDGQSAYDVADLLKQYFRDLPEPIFTSKLTDTFLQIYQFVSKEQRLQAVQAAVILMPDENREVLQTLLYFLSDIASAEENQMTAGNLAVCLAPSIFHLNISKKESTSPRVMHKRGTMGKPDQKDLNENMAATQGLSHMITDCKKLFQVSHDILLQLSSSYMAADAYPHPLADFVCQGENKALHSYFEQSVQNLLKESSEKFKGWLSTPGPLNTELSCKKVGDGHPLRLWKVSTEVEAPPATVLHRVLRERHLWDEDLLQSKVVEALNKNMEVYHYVTDSMAPHPRRDCVVLRHWRTDLPRGACLLISISVEHDKLPAEGGVKAVVLTSQYLMEPSTMGRSRVTHICRADLRGRSPEWYNKVFGHLCAMELVRIRDSFPVLSPSGPETKI; encoded by the exons ATGACCCTGAACACATGTGCCTCCATGAAGCTGGAAGTCCACTTTCAGCGTAAACAG AATGAAGACTCCGAAGAGGAAGACCTGTGTGCCATCAGTGACCGATGGGCTTTTCAGCGGGACAGCAAGAGGTGGTCGCGAGTGGGGTCCGTCGATGTCCTCTCCCAGGGCTCCGAGGTCCTAAGCTCCACCATGCGGCTGGCGTCCAGCCGCGAGAGCGTCCTCACGGACCTCAGCACCAACCCAGAGGCCGTGTCCCTGCACAGCAGTGGCAGCACGGGGGGCACGCTGGGTGTCAGAGCCGTGTCGCCCGGCCCTCCATCCCCCATCCCCGCTGATGCTGCCATCGCCGCCTCCAGCCGCAGCATGAGTGAGCACTCCTTGCCCGAGCAGCCCTCGGGTGGCGGAGAGGGCTCCaaggagaagctgaagaagCGACGGTCTCGCAGCTTCCTGAAGAGGATTGAATCCCTCCGAAGGAAGGACAAAGAGAAAAccagcccagaggagaaggcagCCGCACACAGCAGCATCTCAACCACACAGGGATGGGGCTCCCTGAAGACTAGTGGGGACTTTGCAGCCCCAAAGGCCAGCTCCCCTAAAAGAGGGATCTCTGCCTCTTTCCATGGCAAAAAACACTTCTTCTCGGTATCGTACAGGACTAACCGCTTGCTAGGCTCAGGCGGGAGCAAGGTGAGCTCTGACTCGAAACGCAGCGGAGTCTACCTGGAGGACTACAAAACGGCTGGTACAGCCAGTGGTGACTGGGCTGCCGGGGAGTGCCAGCACCGGCACACGCACCGGGGCGACTGCTTGGTCTACATCCCCCGGGACCACAAACCCGGCACCttccccaaatccctctccaTCGAGAGCTTGTGTCCCTTAGGCAGCAGCTCCCTGTCCCACTGGAAATCGGGGAACGCGCCCGTCAGGCTGGTGGGCGGTGGCAGGgccggcagcagcagcagtgtggaGGGCTCATCCTCACCACGGGGCTTCGCCTGCCACCGCCGTCGCggctcctgcagctccctgggcagccgggTCAGTGTGTACGACAACGTGCCGGAGTTCGGCAGCAGCGAGGATTTCtgccaggaggatggggaggtgaccTACGAGAACCTCGATGACATCCTGCAGCACATGTgggggctgcagcagaaggtggAGCTCTGGTATAAAGCCATCTCCCCTGACctggctggggaggaggggggcgaggaggaggaggaggaggaatcgGACTCAGGAGGGGAACCCTCCAACCTGCACTTCGAAGAGCGATCCATGTCAGATGTCGGCACCTCTGCCAGCGACTTTGACAGCACGGGCAACTCCCTCAATGAGGCCGAAGAGATCGAGATGCGGGAGCGCCGGGATTCAGGCGTGGGAGCATCGCTCACAAGGCCCTGCAG AAAGCTGCGCTGGCACAGTTTCCAGAACTCGCACCGGCCCAGCCTGAACTCTGCTTCCCTGGAGATCAACCGCCAGTCCTCTGCCCAGCTCAACCTGCTCCAGAAGTGCTCGCTGCTCCGTCTCACAGCCATCATGGAGAAGTACTCCGTGCCCCACAAGCAAGCCTGGACGTG GACTGTGCCCAAGTTCATGAAGCGAAGTAAAGTCCCCGACTACAGAGACAAGATGGTCTTTGGGGTGCCACCCATCATCAACGTGCAGCGGACGGGGCAGCCGCTGCCGCAGAGCATCCAGCAGGCTATGCGCTACATCCGCAGCCAGTGCCTGGACCAG GTTGGCATTTTCCGAAAGTCGGGGGTGAAGTCCCGGATTCAGGCACTCCGGCACATGAACGAAACCAGCCCCGACAACGTCAACTATGACGGGCAGTCGGCGTACGATGTGGCTGACCTGCTGAAGCAGTATTTCCGTGACCTGCCAGAGCCCATCTTCACCAGCAAGCTGACGGACACCTTCCTGCAGATCTACCAGT TTGTGTCGAAGGAGCAGCGGCTGCAGGCGGTGCAGGCAGCCGTGATCCTCATGCCGGATGAGAACCGGGAAGTGCTGCAGACCCTGCTCTACTTCCTGAGCGACATCGCCTCAGCGGAGGAGAACCAGATGACGGCTGGGAACCTGGCCGTGTGCCTGGCCCCCTCCATCTTCCACCTAAACATCTCCAAGAAGGAGAGCACCTCGCCGAG GGTGATGCATAAGAGAGGCACCATGGGGAAGCCTGACCAGAAGGACCTGAATGAGAACATGGCTGCGACTCAAGGGCTCTCCCACATGATCACCGACTGCAAGAAGCTCTTCCAG GTTTCCCATGACATCTTGCTCCAGCTGAGCAGCTCCTATATGGCGGCGGATGCTTACCCCCATCCCCTGGCTGACTTTGTGTGTCAGGGGGAAAACAAGGCTTTACACTCCTACTTTGAGCAGAGTGTCCAGAACCTGCTGAAAGAGTCGTCGGAGAAATTCAAGGGGTGGctgagcaccccagggcccctGAACACGGAGCTCTCCTGCAAAAAG GTTGGGGACGGGCACCCTCTGCGCTTATGGAAGGTCTCCACAGAGGTCGAGGCCCCTCCTGCCACGGTGCTGCACCGGGTGCTTCGGGAGCGTCACCTGTGGGATGAGGacctgctgcagagcaaagTGGTGGAGGCGCTGAACAAGAACATGGAGGTGTACCACTACGTGACGGACAGCATGGCTCCCCACCCGCGCCGCGACTGCGTGGTGCTCCG GCACTGGCGCACGGACCTGCCGCGGGGAGCCTGCCTGCTCATTTCCATCTCGGTGGAGCACGACAAGCTGCCAGCTGAGGGAGGTGTCAAAGCTGTCGTGCTGACTTCCCAGTACCTCATGGAGCCCAGCACCATGGGCCGCTCCAGGGTGACCCACATCTGCAGAGCTGACCTCAG GGGCCGATCTCCCGAGTGGTACAACAAGGTCTTTGGCCACCTCTGCGCCATGGAGCTGGTGAGAATCCGAGACTCATTCCCAGTCCTGAGTCCCAGTGGCCCCGAGACGAAGATCTGA